The nucleotide window TAATCCCCATGATGATCTCTGCTGGCTTAATCCTTATTTTCTCCTTTCCCGTCACCCAGCTTCCCTTTGTCATATTTCGTGGGACGACGTAGGAACCATGCAAGAGGGATTATGGATATACCTACTGCTGCATAGACGTAGCCCACCCAGGGATAGATGGGCCATCCTTTGAAGCTGAATTCGTTGGTTACTATCATGTCTAGTCCAGTAGCGGTCATGACAACCCCTAAAAATGCTTCCCATGCTTTTATCCGCATATATTATCTTCCGCACTTCTCTTTATACCGTTCATACCCAGCTCTAGCGCCCGCACCTGCAGCCCCAGCCCAAGTCATTGCCGGCGGCCCCGGGTCAAATGCACCCGAAGCAAAGTCCGCTGCTGCCTTTGACGCCGCCGCCAACAGGGCCAAGGCCATGGCGAACCTCCTGGCCCATACGTCGCTCTAAATGATAATTGGCACGTACTACCACGAAATCCAAGGGAAGAAGCGAAAGGCAATTGAGAGCATCCCTTCGCTCATTAATCAAGCTTGGAGCTTCTCTTTCAAAGTGACTATGAGCCGCTTGGCCCAAGGAGAGGCATCTTGGACCTTCTGCGGGTCAATCATTGCGAGTATGCCGAACGAATGGTCGCCCTTGCCATATGTTTTCTTCTTGGTCCGTTTTGCCGCCGTCTCCAAACTGGAATACAATGTGGCTTTGGGGATGGCTTCTATGTTGGCCCGCTTGGGCAGGCAATTCAAGTGGAAGCCCTGCCCGAAGAACTCTGCCAGTGCATCCTTGTCCGCCATGAACCACGACTCCATGCATAGAACCATGAGGTGAGCTTGGCCGTTTTCGACATCGTCCGGCTTGTCCCAGTTGTCACGAGTTTTCAGATGAATCCAGGGGGCGTCGGTATTCCCATTGGCAATGATGGCTTCACTGTCCACGAGCAGCAAGGGTAGCGTATCCGCATTCGCGGTTTTTACTGCTGTGCAGAAATCATCATAGGCATCATTTCTGGAACCGCATGCCACTACGGCAGGCATTTTCGGCAATCCCGCTTTCCCGAAAAAGGAAGAGAATCCTTCGCGGCATTTCGTTTTTAACGCCTTGGTTTGACCGCCGCCCTCAATATAGACTTTGATCTTCACCAGCGGGTTCCTCCTATTTCGCCCTTGAGCCAGAGCTGACCAAGCGAATACTTTTCCAGCCATTTCTTCAGGCTGTCCGAATCTAGATTCCGTATGCTCGTGGCACCATCTTCCTTGTCACAAACAAGGACGCAGTCTGGGGTGTCGGTCAATTCATCCACCAAGATGTCGGAGTGCGTCGTGACGATAACCTGGGTCCGCTCCGAAGCCTCGGTCAGTAATTTTGCCAGGGTCGGAATGATGTCGGGGTGCAGTCCCAGTTCCGGCTCTTCGATGCAAACGAGGGGAGGTGGGGTCGGATGACAGAGTATGGCCAACAGGCAGATGAAACGAAGCGTTCCGTCCGACAGGCGAGTGGCTGGGATAGGGAAGTCGCCCTCCTGCAAGAACAACTGGACCGTGCCTCCACTCACGCTGATGTCGAAGTCTTCGATTCCTCCATAGAATTTGCCTAAATATTGGAGGATAGCTCTCTTGGCCGCTGGCTTTCTCCTCAGATAGTTGAGCACTAGGCCGAGGTTAAGGCAGTCCTCGTCAAGAATGTCATTGGGAGCGTCAGCGTCTTGTGGCTTTCTGAGGTCAGCGTTACGTCCGAAAGACCATTCCCGGTATATCCTGATCTTTTCGAACTGTTCCCCCACCCAGGTGAGCTCCGGGTATTGGTCGGGGTCTTTTCGTTGCGCGAGTATGGACGATCCCGGGTCCACGTCCTCGTGTTTCAGCGTCCTTTTTTCTGCTTTGACATTCAGGACCGGATGGTTGTTTTGGTATTTGTAGAAAAAATAGGCTTCCTGCTGTCCCTCGGCTGGTTTTTTGAACTCCAAAGATTCGTCCGTCATTTCAAAGCGCTGATTAACCATAGAGAAGGCGAAGCGATACCTAAGGTCATCCACCGAGGCCGCTCCGTTGGAAATGACCGCTTCCAATTCGGCTGAAGCATTGTCTTTTCTTCCCTGCCACAGCCAGTCTCGAACTCCGCCACCACCTTTTCGTCTCATCGGATTCGTGATGGAGCTGGGTGCGGCTTGAAGCAGTGAAACGGCCTCAATGAGATTGGATTTTCCTGACCCGTTGGGGCCGATCAGGACATTAAGTCCACCAAGCTTGATCTCGTCGGCAGCCTCCCCGAATGAAAGGATGTTCTTGAGTTTTAAAATCTTGATCAACTGTGGTTGCTGCATTGTTGTTTTCGCTCCTGGGCCGAAGGCCTTTTGAGAGTACGCAAAGGTGTTTGGCCCATCAACATAATGTTTCCTTATAATCAAAATGGGCTCAAAGGTATATCCCGCCGCCAACTTATCCGGGTGCTGCATGGCAGCCCCAGCCCAAGTCATTGCCGGCGGCCCCGGGTCGTGCAGGCTGCGCGTAAAATGAGTAGTAATGTCGTATAATCATCATACGCGAGTGAACCGGCGGCCTAAACACCGTATCCAATCAGAACCGCTCAATGGTCCGGGAGTTCCGATGTAGTCCTCAGCTCTTCGATCCGATGGAGCAGGTATTCGCCAACACCATCACTCTTTGGAATATGTATAAAGCTCAGGTACTTCAA belongs to Paucidesulfovibrio gracilis DSM 16080 and includes:
- a CDS encoding DUF4276 family protein; amino-acid sequence: MKIKVYIEGGGQTKALKTKCREGFSSFFGKAGLPKMPAVVACGSRNDAYDDFCTAVKTANADTLPLLLVDSEAIIANGNTDAPWIHLKTRDNWDKPDDVENGQAHLMVLCMESWFMADKDALAEFFGQGFHLNCLPKRANIEAIPKATLYSSLETAAKRTKKKTYGKGDHSFGILAMIDPQKVQDASPWAKRLIVTLKEKLQA
- a CDS encoding AAA family ATPase, with the protein product MQHPDKLAAGYTFEPILIIRKHYVDGPNTFAYSQKAFGPGAKTTMQQPQLIKILKLKNILSFGEAADEIKLGGLNVLIGPNGSGKSNLIEAVSLLQAAPSSITNPMRRKGGGGVRDWLWQGRKDNASAELEAVISNGAASVDDLRYRFAFSMVNQRFEMTDESLEFKKPAEGQQEAYFFYKYQNNHPVLNVKAEKRTLKHEDVDPGSSILAQRKDPDQYPELTWVGEQFEKIRIYREWSFGRNADLRKPQDADAPNDILDEDCLNLGLVLNYLRRKPAAKRAILQYLGKFYGGIEDFDISVSGGTVQLFLQEGDFPIPATRLSDGTLRFICLLAILCHPTPPPLVCIEEPELGLHPDIIPTLAKLLTEASERTQVIVTTHSDILVDELTDTPDCVLVCDKEDGATSIRNLDSDSLKKWLEKYSLGQLWLKGEIGGTRW